One Eurosta solidaginis isolate ZX-2024a chromosome 5, ASM4086904v1, whole genome shotgun sequence DNA segment encodes these proteins:
- the LOC137254182 gene encoding uncharacterized protein — MDYTQIKTNSNNARALINKLQYISKKVVKQKCNMKFLLKCRKSKLVPNFIKNSTKCNSLFIFDRYTQTDIDRTLDRHTYCFHTKILSLLIKQKHNILKRQQQQMEQTKTKLKEYLNAGDFEKLLQSETKVAKKLTTTLKKRQEAKHDKLRQNGNHLFADNNKNEGWFVNKTKVEFPSDIQTLLTKGPKFALPIENTKFPLFKYIADGENLVQTIKVKEKQVEARTKLSLLIKDHTTTNRQSTIDRAITDTVGRTRKFLSKNKNIRILTSDKGNKTVAMDISDYNKKMGDILNDLTMYRVQRQDPTSRLQSKNNSLVDKLYKLDLISKIEKNKLSTTTALPPRIYGLPKLHKEGTPLRPICSATGSPAHSLCKYIADILKNATANSAYNIKNTLEFKTKIKNTYISDNEKLISFDVISLFPSIPTQLALEIIRDNWMKIEEHTNIPKKLFMEILTFCIEENRYFKFNDILYTQLKGLPMGSPTSPVIADIVMEKLLENTTTKLARVPRLLTKYVDDLFAIIHEDDVKSTLDTLNSFNKYINFTMELEEDGKLPYLDSPSFLQQCLYQCIYPPLPSIGI, encoded by the exons ATGGATTATACTCAAATCAAAACCAACAGCAACAACGCCAgagcattaataaataaattacagtatatttcaaaaaaagtgGTAAAGCAAAAATGTAATATGAAGTTCCTTTTAAAGTGCAGAAAATCTAAGTTAgttcctaattttattaaaaattctacaaaatgTAACAGCTTGTTCATATTTGATCGTTATACACAAACAGACATAGACAGAACATTAGATAGACAtacatactgttttcacacaaaaATCCTTAGTCtgctaataaaacaaaaacacaacataCTAAAAAGACAGCAGCAACAGAtggaacaaacaaaaacaaaacttaagGAATATCTAAACGcgggagattttgagaaattaCTTCAAAGTGAAACAAAAGTCGCAAAAAAACTCACAACAACTCTAAAGAAACGACAAGAAGCAAAACACGACAAACTGCGTCAAAATGGAAATCATCTCTTTGCTGACAACAATAAAAATGAAGGTTGGTTCGTAAACAAAACGAAAGTCGAGTTTCCATCAGACATACAAACGCTTTTGACAAAAGGTCCAAAATTTGCGCTTCCAATCGAGAATACAAAATTTCCTTTATTCAAATATATAGCTGATGGAGAGAATCTTGTACaaacaattaaagttaaagagaaacaaGTTGAAGCAAGAACAAAACTCTCATTACTTATAAAAGAccatacaacaacaaataggcaAAGTACAATAGATCGTGCAATAACTGATACAGTGGGACGGACTCGGAAATttcttagtaaaaataaaaacattcgtatattaacatctgacaaaggcaacaaaacggtAGCTATGGATATAAGTGACTACAATaagaaaatgggcgatatattaAACGACTTGACAATGTATAGGGTTCAAAGACAGGACCCTACATCGAGACTACAAAGCAAAAATAACAGTCTGGTCGACAAACTTTATAAATtggatttaatttcaaaaatagagaaaaataaattatctacaaCAACAGCTTTACCTCCGAGGATATATGGACTACCAAAACTACATAAGGAAGGAACACCGCTCAGGCCAATCTGTTCGGCCACTGGATCGCCAGCACATAGCCTATGCAAATATATAGCAGATATATTGAAAAACGCAACAGCAAACTCGGCATACAACATTAAAAATACACttgagtttaaaacaaaaattaaaaacacctacatttctgacaatgaaaagctaatatctttcgacgtaatttccctgtttcccagcattcccacACAATTGGCCCTTGAGATCATAAGAGACAATTGGATGAAAATAGAAGAAcacacaaatataccaaaaaaactgtttatggaaatacttacgttttgcatcgaagaaaataggtatttcaaattcaatgatatattgtatacacagctaaaaggattgccgatgggatccccaacatcaccagtaattgccgatatagtgatggaaaaactattagagaacacaacaacgaaattagcaagagtacccagattactcacaaaatatgtcgacgatctatttgctataatacacgaagatgatgtaaaaagtacgctagacacactaaactctttcaataaatatataaattttacaatggaacttgaagaagacggaaaactaccatatcttgactca CCATCATTCTTGCAACAATGTTTATATCAGTGTATTTATCCTCCATTGCCTAGTATTGGCATCTAA